The DNA sequence GGTGCCTGAACACCTGGTTGTTGGCGATGTGGTGCCCGGCGGACTGAGAAACGCCCTTGTAGCCCTCGCAGGAGAAGGCGAAGACGTTGCAATCGCCCAGCTTCTTCTTCATCTTGGCGGCCACGGCGTGGATGTCGTCGCCGATGAGCCCCACCGGGCAGGTGGCGAACACGCAGATGCCCTTGGGGTGGAACAGGTCGTAGGCCTCCTGGATGGCCGCTTCCAGCTTTTTCTCGCCCCCGAAGATGATGTCCTTGTCCTGCATGTCCGTGCTGAAGCAGTAGGTCATGTAGTTCTGGGCATCCGGGGCGGTGGCGTCGGTCTGGTTGCGCCGGGTGAGCCAGGAGTAGAAGCCGCAGCCGATGGGGCCGTGGGTGATGTTCACGATGTCCCGGGTGGGGCCCATGATCACGCCCTTGCAACCGGCGTAGGTGCAGCCCCGCATGGTGATGATGCCCGGGATGGTGCGCACGTTGGCGGTGATCTCCGGGGTCTCGTTCTGCAAGGCCTCGTTGATCAGAATCTGCTTGGCGCGCTTGCGGGCCACCTTGGGGGGATACTTGGTGAGTATCTTTTCCTTGATGACCGCCGGGTCCGCCGGCGCCTTGTTGTCATGGGCTGAAATCATTTCTGCTGTCTCCCCGCCGTACTAGACGATTGCCTTGGGGCCGATTTCTCCGGTGCGCACCCGGGCCGCGTTGCTGATGGGCAAAACGAAGATCTTGCCGTCGCCGGGCTTGCCGGTCTGGTTGGTCTCGATGATGGTCCTCACCGCCGGCTCCACGTTGTGATCCGAGACCACCATGGTCAGCATGCGCTTGGAGTAGAGCTTGCCTTTTTCGCCCAACAGGGCGATGGCCTCCTCGTAGCCCTCGCTGGCCCCGGCCAGGATCTTCACGTCCACCAGCCCCTTGCCGCGTCCCTGACACTCGTGGGCAAACATGGAGTCGATGCCGATCTTGGTCAGGGCCTGCTTGGTCTGGTTCATGGTGTTCATGCGCACCACGGCGATGATCTCTTTCATGCCGTGGCCTCGGCTTCCTCCAGCGGCGCGGTGTCGCAGACCCCGGAGCTGATGGTGTAGACCTCTTCCACCGGGCTTACGAAGATCTTGCCGTCGCCGAAGGCTCCCTTGCCCTTGGTGCGGGCCGCCTCCATGATGGTCTTGATCACGAACTCCACGTCCTCGTCCTTGACCACGCTCATCAAGAGGGTCTTGGGGATCTCGTCGTAGGTGATCTGGCCGATCTTGATGCCCCTCTGCTTGCCGCGCCCGGCCACGGAGTACTTGGTCACCGAGGGGAAGCCCGCGTCCATCAGGGCCTTCAGCACCTCGTCGGCCTTCTCCGGCCTCACGATTGCTCTCACCATAGTCATCATGTCGTTAATCCATCCCTTGACCGGTTAAGGTTGATCAGGCCGCCAACAGCCCGAAGTCCAGCAGCAACTGCTCCAGCTGCTCGATCTCCAGCGGCTCGGGAATGATGAACATCTCGTTCTCGTCGATGGCCTTGGCCAGGGCGCGGTAGTGCTGGGCCTGAGGCGCGTCGGGGTTCCACTCAATCACCGTCTTGCGGTTGATCTCGGCCCGCTGCACGTCGTTGTCGCGCGGCACGAAGTAGATCATCTGGGTGCCGAGCATCTTGGCCAGCTCCTCGATCATCTCGCTCTCGTTGTCCACGTTGCGGCTGTTGCAGATGAGCCCGCCCAGGCGCACCTTGCCCGATTCGGCGTACTTGCGGATGCCCTTGCAGATGTTGTTGGCCGCGTACATGGCCATCATCTCGCCGGAACAGACGATGTAGATCTCCTCGGCCTTGCCGTCCCGGATGGGCATTGCGAAGCCGCCGCAGACCACGTCGCCCAGCACGTCATAGAAGGCGTAGTCCAGGCCCTCGCACTCCTCATAGGCGCCCAGGGATTCGAGCATGTTGATGGAGGTGATGATGCCGCGCCCGGCGCAGCCCACCCCGGGCTCGGGGCCGCCGGACTCCACGCACCAGGTGCCGCCGAAACCGCCGCGCCGAATTTCTTCCAGCTCGACGTCCTCGCCTTCCTCGCGCAGGGTGTCCAGCACCGACTTCTGGGCCAGGCCGCCCAGGAGCAGGCGGGTGGAGTCGGCCTTGGGGTCGCAGCCCACCACCATCACCTTCTTGCCCATCTCCGCCAGGCCGGCCACCGTGTTCTGGGTGGTGGTTGACTTGCCAATTCCGCCTTTGCCGTAAATCGCTATCTTTCGCATGGCTGTTAGCCTCCTAAAGGA is a window from the Desulfarculaceae bacterium genome containing:
- a CDS encoding P-II family nitrogen regulator → MKEIIAVVRMNTMNQTKQALTKIGIDSMFAHECQGRGKGLVDVKILAGASEGYEEAIALLGEKGKLYSKRMLTMVVSDHNVEPAVRTIIETNQTGKPGDGKIFVLPISNAARVRTGEIGPKAIV
- the nifH gene encoding nitrogenase iron protein, translating into MRKIAIYGKGGIGKSTTTQNTVAGLAEMGKKVMVVGCDPKADSTRLLLGGLAQKSVLDTLREEGEDVELEEIRRGGFGGTWCVESGGPEPGVGCAGRGIITSINMLESLGAYEECEGLDYAFYDVLGDVVCGGFAMPIRDGKAEEIYIVCSGEMMAMYAANNICKGIRKYAESGKVRLGGLICNSRNVDNESEMIEELAKMLGTQMIYFVPRDNDVQRAEINRKTVIEWNPDAPQAQHYRALAKAIDENEMFIIPEPLEIEQLEQLLLDFGLLAA
- a CDS encoding P-II family nitrogen regulator, whose translation is MMTMVRAIVRPEKADEVLKALMDAGFPSVTKYSVAGRGKQRGIKIGQITYDEIPKTLLMSVVKDEDVEFVIKTIMEAARTKGKGAFGDGKIFVSPVEEVYTISSGVCDTAPLEEAEATA